From a region of the Actinomadura luzonensis genome:
- a CDS encoding inorganic phosphate transporter, giving the protein MGWTLAFALLAALFVLISGANDGATLIGLGLRFPHMPGWVAVALLVTVLFGTPYVLGVAVARTFTEGLAGLGTGAGAAVFLTGVVIAIVVVAALTGRGLPTSLTLAVIGGISGAGLGAGVPVSWRSLATVLAIGLCAPVVGLVLGYLLGAAARRVPSYRRMPRLVLAAHLVAYAAQCTAYALNDGQKMIAVASVALDVGRDGLGGVGPVAVPPAWMAVLVALFLAGSLTSLDRVGGRIGRGLVIARPLHVVSAETAATGAVLGSSALGSPVSMTQSVTAGVVGVAASEGSRRVRWQSVANMGTAWLVTLPSSLLLGCLAGLGLRLL; this is encoded by the coding sequence ATGGGCTGGACGCTCGCCTTCGCCCTGCTGGCCGCCCTGTTCGTGCTGATCAGCGGCGCCAACGACGGGGCCACGCTGATCGGGCTGGGGCTGCGGTTCCCGCACATGCCCGGCTGGGTGGCCGTCGCGCTGCTCGTGACGGTCCTGTTCGGCACGCCGTACGTGCTGGGCGTCGCGGTCGCGCGGACCTTCACCGAGGGGCTGGCGGGACTGGGCACCGGCGCCGGCGCGGCGGTGTTCCTGACCGGCGTGGTGATCGCGATCGTGGTCGTCGCGGCGCTGACCGGCCGAGGACTGCCGACCAGCCTCACGCTGGCCGTGATCGGCGGCATCTCCGGCGCGGGGCTCGGCGCCGGCGTGCCGGTGTCGTGGCGGAGCCTCGCCACCGTGCTCGCCATCGGGCTCTGCGCCCCCGTCGTCGGGCTGGTCCTCGGCTACCTGCTGGGGGCCGCCGCCCGCCGGGTGCCGTCCTACCGGCGGATGCCGAGGCTCGTGCTCGCCGCCCACCTGGTGGCGTACGCGGCGCAGTGCACCGCGTACGCGCTCAACGACGGCCAGAAGATGATCGCGGTCGCCAGCGTGGCGCTCGACGTGGGCCGCGACGGGCTCGGCGGGGTCGGGCCCGTCGCCGTCCCGCCGGCGTGGATGGCCGTGCTCGTGGCGCTGTTCCTGGCCGGCTCCCTGACCAGTCTCGACCGGGTGGGCGGGCGGATCGGCCGCGGCCTGGTCATCGCCCGGCCGCTGCACGTGGTCTCGGCCGAGACGGCGGCCACCGGCGCCGTGCTCGGCAGCTCGGCGCTGGGGAGCCCGGTGAGCATGACCCAATCGGTGACCGCCGGCGTCGTCGGCGTGGCCGCCAGCGAAGGAAGCAGGAGGGTGCGATGGCAGAGCGTGGCGAACATGGGCACGGCGTGGCTGGTCACCCTCCCGTCGTCACTGCTGCTGGGCTGCCTGGCCGGGCTCGGGCTGAGGCTGCTGTGA
- a CDS encoding DUF47 domain-containing protein, whose product MSGAKGRAGRLRRVLDDLRGRTARRVIDLLRGQVATARQGAELARTAASGTVESAAARARMSVVEHEGDQARAELVRALSRTLATPIDREDLFRLSRSIDDVLDQLRDFVREADLFGLSDLGFAVEPLQAVIDGLDELEQALVKMLTDPGSVMVSLLATRKSQSRVRQLYQARLTTLFAGTLEMDTLRERELLSRLDAVGRRLGESADALADAMLKRSH is encoded by the coding sequence GTGAGCGGCGCCAAGGGCCGCGCCGGCCGGCTCCGCAGGGTCCTGGACGACCTGCGCGGCCGTACCGCCCGGCGGGTGATCGACCTGCTCCGCGGCCAGGTCGCCACGGCGCGGCAGGGCGCCGAGCTGGCCCGCACGGCCGCCTCGGGCACGGTCGAGAGCGCGGCGGCCCGCGCCCGCATGTCCGTGGTCGAGCACGAGGGCGACCAGGCGCGGGCCGAGCTCGTCCGCGCCCTGTCGCGGACGCTGGCCACCCCCATCGACAGGGAGGACCTGTTCCGGCTGTCCCGCTCCATCGACGACGTGCTCGACCAGCTGCGCGACTTCGTCCGCGAGGCCGACCTGTTCGGGCTGTCCGACCTCGGCTTCGCCGTCGAGCCGCTGCAGGCCGTCATCGACGGGCTGGACGAGCTGGAACAGGCCCTGGTCAAGATGCTCACCGACCCCGGCTCCGTCATGGTCTCCCTGCTGGCCACCCGCAAGTCCCAGAGCCGCGTGCGCCAGCTCTACCAGGCCAGGCTCACCACGCTGTTCGCCGGGACGCTGGAGATGGACACCCTGCGCGAACGCGAGCTGCTGTCCCGCCTGGACGCGGTGGGCCGGCGGCTCGGGGAGTCGGCCGACGCCCTCGCCGACGCGATGCTCAAGAGAAGTCACTGA
- a CDS encoding ABC transporter permease, whose amino-acid sequence MAVVTKTQPPPRPPRRRRLLYRLQVLRHDPTAALGLILVVVLAYLVVAPLFAVLSDAFRLQYGDEAHAGQQPGEWTGYYLWRVFRSRISELLFWEPLVNTLVVAVGTTLFALVLGGGMAWLVTRTNVPGRKWLAGALVVPYMLPSWTFSLAWLTLFKNERAAGQVGFLQAQGVRTPDWLAYGALPIIVTLGLHYYPFVLLLVGNALRRIDVQLEDSARILGAPRRTVVRRIVIPLMLPALSSAVLLVVGRVLGTFGTPYVLGLPADYRVLSTGLFQSIRDRSTGVASVLATVIVIIGILIVFTDMRLMREQRRFVTVGGKGAMDRVGDLRRWRWPAFALGMVVFAVSVLVPVLTLLLSTVTRTPLDLSTLTLDYWLAERLPGAVGFPHGVLRGPELWEAAWNSVRIVGLASLICAVAGLLVGYVVVRGTAPRIAAFLRQVSFLPYLVPGIAFAAASLSLFAVARGPVPALYGTTFLLILVMAVTHLPYSSRSGIAAMMQLGREPEEAAQIAGAAWWQRMRRIVFPIQKGALVTGIVLPFISGLKELSIVVMLTTTGTQLLTTLSIGLVDYGYTQLANGVVLMIALLSFTMTYLTQRLTKSSLASGLGG is encoded by the coding sequence ATGGCTGTTGTGACCAAGACGCAGCCGCCGCCTCGCCCGCCGAGACGGCGCAGACTGCTCTACCGCCTGCAGGTCCTGCGGCACGACCCGACGGCCGCGCTCGGCCTGATCCTCGTCGTCGTGCTGGCCTACCTCGTCGTGGCCCCGCTGTTCGCGGTGCTGTCCGACGCCTTCCGCCTGCAGTACGGCGACGAGGCGCACGCCGGGCAGCAGCCGGGCGAGTGGACCGGCTACTACCTGTGGCGGGTCTTCCGTTCCCGGATCAGCGAGCTGCTGTTCTGGGAGCCGCTGGTCAACACGCTCGTCGTCGCCGTGGGCACCACCCTGTTCGCGCTGGTGCTCGGCGGCGGCATGGCCTGGCTGGTGACCCGGACGAACGTGCCGGGACGCAAGTGGCTGGCCGGGGCGCTGGTGGTGCCGTACATGCTGCCGTCGTGGACGTTCTCGCTGGCCTGGCTGACGCTGTTCAAGAACGAGCGGGCCGCCGGGCAGGTGGGGTTCCTCCAGGCCCAGGGCGTCCGCACGCCCGACTGGCTGGCCTACGGCGCGCTGCCGATCATCGTCACGCTCGGGCTGCACTACTACCCGTTCGTACTGCTCCTGGTGGGCAACGCGCTGCGCCGCATCGACGTGCAGCTCGAGGACTCCGCGCGGATCCTCGGCGCGCCGCGGCGCACCGTCGTGCGGCGGATCGTGATCCCGCTCATGCTGCCCGCGCTGTCCTCGGCCGTGCTGCTCGTGGTCGGCCGGGTGCTCGGCACGTTCGGCACGCCGTACGTGCTCGGCCTGCCCGCCGACTACCGGGTGCTGTCCACCGGCCTGTTCCAGTCGATCCGCGACCGCAGCACCGGCGTGGCCTCCGTGCTCGCCACCGTCATCGTGATCATCGGCATCCTCATCGTCTTCACCGACATGCGGCTCATGCGCGAGCAGCGCAGGTTCGTCACCGTGGGCGGCAAGGGCGCGATGGACCGGGTCGGCGACCTGCGCCGCTGGCGCTGGCCCGCGTTCGCGCTCGGCATGGTGGTCTTCGCGGTGAGCGTGCTCGTGCCCGTGCTCACGCTGCTGCTGTCCACCGTGACCAGGACCCCGCTGGACCTGTCCACCCTCACGCTCGACTACTGGCTCGCCGAGCGGCTCCCCGGGGCGGTCGGCTTCCCGCACGGCGTGCTGCGCGGCCCGGAGCTGTGGGAGGCCGCGTGGAACTCGGTCCGCATCGTCGGGCTGGCCTCGCTGATCTGCGCCGTCGCCGGCCTGCTCGTCGGGTACGTGGTGGTGCGCGGGACGGCCCCGCGCATCGCGGCCTTCCTGCGGCAGGTCTCCTTCCTGCCCTACCTCGTGCCCGGCATCGCCTTCGCCGCCGCCTCGCTGTCGCTGTTCGCCGTCGCCCGCGGGCCCGTCCCCGCCCTGTACGGGACGACGTTCCTGCTCATCCTGGTCATGGCCGTCACCCACCTGCCCTACAGCTCGCGCTCGGGCATCGCGGCCATGATGCAGCTCGGCCGGGAGCCGGAGGAGGCCGCGCAGATCGCCGGCGCGGCGTGGTGGCAGCGGATGCGCCGGATCGTCTTCCCCATCCAGAAGGGCGCCCTCGTCACCGGGATCGTGCTGCCCTTCATCTCCGGGCTCAAGGAGCTCAGCATCGTCGTCATGCTCACCACCACCGGGACCCAGCTGCTCACGACCCTGTCGATCGGCCTGGTCGACTACGGCTACACCCAGCTCGCCAACGGCGTCGTCCTCATGATCGCCTTGCTCTCCTTCACCATGACCTACCTGACCCAGCGCCTCACCAAGAGCAGCCTGGCATCCGGACTAGGAGGATAG
- a CDS encoding ABC transporter ATP-binding protein, which yields MPDITLSAISKSYGGGEFAVKNLDLVVPDGAFMCLLGPSGCGKTTTLRMIAGLEQPTAGSITVGDRVLDSVEQGIYVPPEKRAMGLVFQNYALWPHLSLRENVEFGLRMRKVPGPERRARAEAALKMVHVDAAMDRYPSQLSGGQQQRVALARMLAVNPTVLLLDEPLSNLDARLRLEMRAELKRIHEESGATIVFVTHDQLEALTMATDVAVMNEGELQQLAAPMEMYARPANRFVAEFVGSPPMAIVDAGAAPGGLAASLLRFVESGGAKSVPAAVGIRPEALHFDAPPAAAWSEEAVVEAVLPAGSSWTVRLRVLDTELYAVSYRPVQAGPGDVLTCWTEQLHLFAADGARITSWDRAEVRA from the coding sequence ATGCCGGACATCACCCTCAGCGCGATCTCCAAAAGCTACGGCGGCGGAGAGTTCGCGGTGAAGAACCTCGACCTCGTGGTCCCCGACGGCGCCTTCATGTGCCTGCTCGGCCCCTCCGGCTGCGGGAAGACCACCACCCTGCGCATGATCGCCGGCCTGGAACAGCCCACCGCGGGCAGCATCACCGTCGGCGACCGCGTCCTCGACTCCGTCGAGCAGGGGATCTACGTCCCGCCCGAGAAACGCGCCATGGGGCTGGTCTTCCAGAACTACGCGCTCTGGCCGCACCTGTCGCTGCGCGAGAACGTCGAGTTCGGCCTGCGCATGCGCAAGGTGCCCGGCCCCGAACGGCGCGCCCGCGCCGAGGCGGCGCTGAAGATGGTGCACGTCGACGCCGCCATGGACCGCTACCCGTCGCAGCTGTCCGGCGGCCAGCAGCAGCGCGTCGCCCTGGCCAGGATGCTCGCCGTCAACCCCACGGTGCTGCTGCTCGACGAGCCGCTGTCGAACCTCGACGCCCGGCTGCGCCTGGAGATGCGCGCCGAGCTCAAGCGCATCCACGAGGAGAGCGGCGCGACGATCGTCTTCGTCACGCACGACCAGCTCGAAGCGCTCACCATGGCCACCGACGTGGCCGTCATGAACGAGGGCGAGCTGCAGCAGCTCGCCGCCCCGATGGAGATGTACGCCCGGCCCGCCAACCGGTTCGTCGCCGAGTTCGTCGGCAGCCCGCCCATGGCGATCGTGGACGCCGGCGCCGCCCCCGGCGGGCTGGCCGCGTCCCTGCTGCGCTTCGTCGAGTCGGGCGGCGCGAAGAGCGTCCCGGCCGCCGTCGGCATCCGGCCGGAGGCGCTGCACTTCGACGCCCCGCCCGCCGCCGCCTGGAGCGAGGAGGCGGTCGTCGAGGCCGTGCTGCCGGCCGGCTCGTCCTGGACGGTGCGGCTGCGCGTCCTGGACACCGAGCTGTACGCCGTCTCCTACCGGCCGGTCCAGGCCGGCCCGGGCGACGTGCTGACCTGCTGGACCGAGCAGCTCCACCTGTTCGCCGCCGACGGCGCGCGGATCACCTCCTGGGACCGGGCGGAGGTCCGCGCGTGA
- a CDS encoding HAD family hydrolase, translated as MNRPKALLLDFGGVVVETAKRPSWAAELAAEVHTLLGRTGFDGLTAEEIEGDLRAAARADKYWKDSTSRQYAPEEMTHRRFWAEFVATDWPERARTLVTVEATPLCKRMGELRSDRKLRTGMRELLAACWAHGVVPGIVSNALSGAVHRDYLAAAGLDDQVAVQVYSDEAGVRKPNPEMILLACRSLGVPPADVWYVGDNYDRDVVCGARAGAGATVLMVSASTDQLPYAVRQSPHATVEDPRALLGLLEKTWT; from the coding sequence GTGAACCGTCCCAAGGCGCTGCTCCTCGACTTCGGCGGCGTCGTCGTCGAGACCGCCAAACGCCCGTCCTGGGCCGCCGAGCTGGCCGCCGAGGTGCACACGCTGCTCGGCAGGACCGGGTTCGACGGGCTCACCGCAGAGGAGATCGAGGGCGACCTCCGGGCCGCCGCCCGGGCCGACAAGTACTGGAAGGACTCCACCTCCCGGCAGTACGCCCCGGAGGAGATGACGCACCGCAGGTTCTGGGCCGAGTTCGTGGCCACCGACTGGCCCGAGCGGGCCCGCACGCTGGTCACCGTCGAGGCGACCCCCCTGTGCAAGCGCATGGGCGAGCTGCGCAGCGACCGCAAGCTCCGCACCGGCATGCGGGAGCTGCTGGCCGCCTGCTGGGCGCACGGCGTCGTTCCCGGGATCGTCAGCAACGCCCTGTCCGGCGCCGTGCACCGCGACTACCTGGCCGCCGCCGGGCTCGACGACCAGGTGGCCGTGCAGGTCTACAGCGACGAGGCCGGCGTCCGCAAGCCGAACCCCGAGATGATCCTGCTCGCCTGCCGGTCGCTGGGCGTGCCGCCCGCCGACGTCTGGTACGTCGGGGACAACTACGACCGCGACGTCGTCTGCGGCGCGCGGGCCGGGGCGGGCGCGACCGTCCTGATGGTCTCCGCCAGCACCGACCAGCTCCCGTACGCCGTACGGCAGAGCCCCCACGCCACCGTCGAGGACCCCCGCGCCCTCCTCGGACTCCTGGAGAAGACATGGACGTGA
- a CDS encoding inositol monophosphatase family protein, translating to MDVNTSRELADLAVEAARAVGDRLRGAFRSRPEIQTKRDFHDPVTVHDKAAEEDIRAVLERHCPDSVVVGEEGGTRGEGAVHWYVDPIDGTANFAAGLPFFCTSIAAARDGEVVAGVVYDPVRDDEFTAWLGGATCNGEPIRSAGAATEREAMLLSSYPTPRDLAEDEEGALRRFSRMTQAFAAVRRPGSAALKLAHVAAGWSDVAYGTRVNAWDVAAGSLLIKQAGGVYIPLSGSVFEPGGYLATVGGFDLAGSVLADVAGARSAR from the coding sequence ATGGACGTGAACACCTCCCGCGAGCTGGCCGACCTCGCCGTCGAAGCGGCGAGGGCGGTCGGCGACCGCCTGCGCGGCGCCTTCCGCTCCCGCCCCGAGATCCAGACCAAGCGCGACTTCCACGACCCGGTCACCGTGCACGACAAAGCGGCGGAGGAGGACATCCGCGCCGTCCTGGAACGGCACTGCCCCGACAGCGTCGTGGTCGGCGAGGAGGGCGGCACCCGCGGCGAGGGCGCCGTCCACTGGTACGTCGACCCCATCGACGGCACCGCGAACTTCGCCGCCGGCCTGCCGTTCTTCTGCACCTCGATCGCGGCGGCGCGCGACGGCGAAGTCGTGGCCGGCGTCGTCTACGACCCCGTGCGCGACGACGAGTTCACCGCCTGGCTCGGCGGCGCCACCTGCAACGGCGAGCCGATCCGCAGCGCCGGCGCCGCCACCGAACGCGAGGCGATGCTGCTGTCCAGCTACCCCACCCCCCGCGACCTGGCCGAGGACGAGGAGGGCGCGCTGCGCCGCTTCTCCCGAATGACCCAGGCGTTCGCCGCCGTCCGCCGGCCCGGCAGCGCGGCGCTCAAGCTCGCGCACGTCGCCGCCGGCTGGTCCGACGTGGCCTACGGCACCCGCGTCAACGCCTGGGACGTCGCCGCCGGCTCCCTGCTGATCAAGCAGGCCGGCGGCGTCTACATCCCGCTGTCCGGCAGCGTCTTCGAGCCGGGCGGCTACCTCGCCACCGTGGGCGGCTTCGACCTCGCCGGCTCCGTGCTGGCCGACGTCGCCGGGGCCAGGAGCGCCCGGTGA
- a CDS encoding HAD-IIB family hydrolase, whose amino-acid sequence MIRWIVTDLDGTLVGRDLAMVPASREALRRFQRAGGEVVLATGRMERSARPYYDELGLDAPAILYNGAATVNLATGDVLRARNLPAAAWKTLLGLFGDLPAGVYPVAFSGGEALAVHDAPELRDYARRDGITLRDPGDWAALPPDEITKCMLIGGPFPELDIPGTVTVRSEATYLEVLAEQATKGTALRELAAAGNVPLEQIAAVGDNPNDRDMITAAGVGFAVGDGHPDVVAAADVVTRACAAGALVDVVELAFRSNGWAGGEGEL is encoded by the coding sequence GTGATCCGCTGGATCGTGACAGACCTCGACGGCACCCTCGTCGGCCGCGACCTCGCCATGGTCCCCGCCAGCCGCGAGGCGCTGCGCCGCTTCCAGCGGGCCGGCGGCGAGGTCGTCCTCGCCACCGGCCGCATGGAGCGCTCCGCCCGCCCCTACTACGACGAGCTGGGCCTGGACGCGCCCGCCATCCTCTACAACGGCGCCGCGACCGTGAACCTGGCGACGGGCGACGTGCTCCGCGCGCGCAACCTGCCGGCCGCCGCGTGGAAGACGCTGCTCGGCCTGTTCGGCGACCTGCCCGCCGGGGTCTACCCGGTCGCGTTCAGCGGCGGGGAGGCGCTGGCCGTGCACGACGCGCCCGAGCTGCGCGACTACGCCCGGCGGGACGGCATCACGCTGCGCGACCCCGGCGACTGGGCGGCGCTGCCGCCCGACGAGATCACCAAGTGCATGCTCATCGGCGGCCCGTTCCCCGAACTGGACATCCCGGGAACGGTCACCGTCCGCTCCGAGGCGACGTACCTGGAGGTGCTGGCGGAGCAGGCGACCAAGGGCACCGCCCTGCGCGAGCTGGCCGCGGCCGGGAACGTGCCCCTGGAGCAGATCGCCGCCGTCGGCGACAACCCGAACGACCGCGACATGATCACGGCCGCCGGGGTCGGGTTCGCCGTCGGCGACGGCCACCCCGACGTCGTCGCCGCGGCCGACGTCGTGACCAGGGCCTGCGCCGCCGGCGCGCTCGTGGACGTCGTGGAGCTGGCGTTCCGGTCCAACGGATGGGCCGGAGGAGAAGGAGAGCTGTGA
- a CDS encoding CoA-acylating methylmalonate-semialdehyde dehydrogenase has product MGRRRRRAVKSVNHWINGARLDGHGRSAELYDPATGEVAGHVALASPADVDAAVAAAAAAFPAWRDTSLVKRARVLFRYRELMEAHRDELAALISAEHGKVHADALGEVARGLEVLDFACGIPHLLKGDFSEGVSTRVDSWSMRQPLGVVAGITPFNFPVMVPMWMFPIAVACGNTFVLKPSERDPSASLLMARLWQEAGLPDGVFNVVQGDKTAVDRLLEHPDVKAVSFVGSTPIARHVYGTGTRHGKRVQALGGAKNHMLVLPDADLDLVADAAVSAGFGSAGERCMAISVVLAVEPVGDALVRKIVERVERLVIGPGDDPKSDMGPLVTRAHRDKVASYLDLGVQEGATLVVDGRDTPVLGGGRAAGTPGFWLGPTLLDHVPAGSRTHTDEIFGPVLSVVRVSSYEEGLKIINDCEYGNGTAVFTNDGGAARRFQSEVEVGMVGVNVPIPVPMAFYSFGGWKASLFGDTHVHGTEGVHFYTRGKVVTARWPDPSHGGVNLGFPTNA; this is encoded by the coding sequence ATGGGCCGGAGGAGAAGGAGAGCTGTGAAGTCGGTCAACCACTGGATCAACGGCGCCCGCCTGGACGGGCACGGCCGGTCCGCCGAGCTGTACGACCCGGCGACCGGGGAGGTCGCCGGGCACGTCGCGCTCGCCTCCCCCGCCGACGTGGACGCGGCCGTGGCCGCCGCCGCGGCCGCCTTCCCCGCCTGGCGCGACACCTCCCTCGTCAAGCGGGCCCGGGTGCTGTTCCGCTACCGCGAGCTGATGGAGGCCCACCGGGACGAGCTGGCCGCGCTCATCTCGGCCGAGCACGGCAAGGTGCACGCCGACGCGCTCGGCGAGGTCGCCCGCGGGCTGGAGGTGCTGGACTTCGCGTGCGGCATCCCGCACCTGCTCAAGGGCGACTTCTCCGAAGGCGTCTCGACCCGGGTCGACTCCTGGTCGATGCGGCAGCCGCTCGGCGTGGTGGCGGGCATCACCCCGTTCAACTTCCCCGTCATGGTGCCGATGTGGATGTTCCCGATCGCGGTCGCGTGCGGGAACACGTTCGTGCTGAAGCCCTCCGAACGCGACCCGTCGGCGTCGCTGCTGATGGCGCGGCTGTGGCAGGAGGCCGGGCTGCCCGACGGCGTGTTCAACGTCGTGCAGGGCGACAAGACGGCCGTGGACCGGCTGCTGGAGCACCCCGACGTCAAGGCCGTCTCGTTCGTCGGCTCCACCCCGATCGCCCGCCACGTGTACGGGACCGGCACCCGCCACGGCAAGCGCGTGCAGGCCCTCGGCGGCGCCAAGAACCACATGCTCGTGCTGCCCGACGCCGACCTCGACCTGGTCGCCGACGCCGCCGTCTCCGCGGGCTTCGGCTCGGCCGGCGAACGCTGCATGGCGATCTCGGTGGTGCTGGCGGTCGAGCCGGTCGGCGACGCACTCGTACGGAAGATCGTGGAGCGCGTCGAGCGGCTGGTGATCGGGCCGGGCGACGACCCGAAGTCCGACATGGGGCCGCTGGTCACCCGCGCACACCGCGACAAGGTGGCCTCCTACCTGGACCTCGGCGTCCAGGAGGGCGCCACGCTCGTCGTCGACGGCCGCGACACCCCCGTGCTCGGCGGCGGCCGGGCCGCCGGCACGCCCGGCTTCTGGCTCGGCCCGACCCTGCTCGACCACGTCCCCGCCGGCTCGCGGACGCACACGGACGAGATCTTCGGCCCGGTCCTGTCCGTCGTGCGGGTGTCCTCGTACGAGGAGGGCCTGAAGATCATCAACGACTGCGAGTACGGCAACGGCACGGCCGTCTTCACCAACGACGGCGGCGCGGCCCGGCGCTTCCAGAGCGAGGTGGAGGTCGGCATGGTCGGCGTCAACGTGCCGATCCCGGTGCCGATGGCGTTCTACAGCTTCGGCGGCTGGAAGGCGTCGCTGTTCGGCGACACGCACGTGCACGGCACCGAGGGCGTGCACTTCTACACCCGCGGCAAGGTCGTCACCGCCCGCTGGCCCGACCCCTCGCACGGCGGCGTGAACCTGGGCTTCCCCACGAACGCGTGA
- a CDS encoding dihydrofolate reductase family protein: MTATYTFDIFSTLDGYANHNGDWGGYWGKQGPEFLAHRAAAYRDPLRMVLGATTYSSNAPFLGAGVDRGRFDGWITRMFESPVTVLSSRLTEPLAWPGTTIESGDPVEVVERLKAESGVPLRSHGSLTLNRALLNAGLVDVIEVTVFPVISGATGVDRVFDGVADFDLELLEARTFDRDTQVLTYRPVRHG; encoded by the coding sequence ATGACCGCCACCTACACCTTCGACATCTTCTCCACCCTCGACGGCTACGCCAACCACAACGGCGACTGGGGCGGCTACTGGGGCAAGCAGGGCCCGGAGTTCCTCGCCCACCGGGCCGCCGCCTACCGCGACCCGCTGCGCATGGTGCTCGGGGCCACGACCTACTCGTCGAACGCGCCGTTCCTCGGCGCGGGCGTCGACCGCGGCCGGTTCGACGGGTGGATCACGCGCATGTTCGAGTCCCCGGTCACGGTGCTGTCCAGCCGGCTGACCGAGCCGCTGGCGTGGCCGGGCACCACCATCGAGTCCGGCGATCCCGTCGAGGTGGTCGAGCGGCTCAAGGCGGAGTCCGGGGTGCCGCTGCGCTCCCACGGCAGCCTGACGCTCAACCGGGCGCTGCTGAACGCGGGCCTGGTCGACGTCATCGAGGTGACGGTGTTCCCGGTGATCTCCGGGGCGACCGGCGTGGACCGGGTCTTCGACGGGGTGGCCGACTTCGACCTGGAGCTGCTGGAGGCCCGGACCTTCGACCGTGACACGCAGGTGCTGACCTACCGGCCGGTCCGGCACGGCTGA
- a CDS encoding lipase family protein — protein sequence MTSTTTARRRRVLGALAALLAVAALQAPARAQATTPAERPPGTLLSAEPLPAGLWLPGSGAAYRLTYTSTPATGFSADPVVDVGALFVPAGRVAPAGGWPVVSWAHGTIGVADPCDQTVAGRSQRDIDYLSAWLRAGYAVAATEYEGIGTPRPHPYLLGVSEAYGVVDVVRAARQVATKTPLSAKWLAVGQSQGAQAALFTGDLQRRYAPELAYLGTIATAPPSQWRTTVAAARPFDPAAPANPFVLLAMEGMLTDHPDTFDPARHLTPAGLQLFGAARDELCFGALAQRMAGLTSGQVFDVDAAEQETLTQLLEHDAEIPIAAQERPVFIAQGTADTVVLPPATRTTAGLLAAAGTDVTFRFYQGADHNGVLAAALPDLLAWAADRLRDLP from the coding sequence ATGACCTCCACCACCACCGCCCGGCGGCGGCGCGTTCTCGGCGCGCTGGCCGCGCTGCTCGCCGTCGCCGCGCTCCAGGCCCCCGCGCGGGCGCAGGCGACGACGCCCGCCGAGCGGCCGCCGGGCACGTTGCTATCGGCCGAGCCGCTGCCCGCCGGCCTCTGGCTGCCCGGCAGCGGCGCCGCGTACCGCCTCACCTACACCTCCACCCCCGCGACCGGCTTCTCCGCCGACCCGGTCGTGGACGTCGGCGCGCTGTTCGTGCCGGCGGGCCGCGTCGCGCCCGCCGGAGGGTGGCCGGTCGTCAGCTGGGCGCACGGCACGATCGGGGTCGCCGACCCGTGCGACCAGACCGTCGCCGGCCGCTCCCAGCGCGACATCGACTACCTGTCGGCCTGGCTGCGGGCCGGGTACGCGGTCGCCGCCACCGAGTACGAGGGCATCGGCACCCCGCGGCCGCACCCGTACCTGCTGGGGGTGTCGGAGGCGTACGGGGTCGTGGACGTCGTGCGGGCCGCCCGCCAGGTCGCCACGAAGACGCCGCTGTCGGCGAAGTGGCTGGCCGTGGGCCAGTCGCAGGGCGCCCAGGCGGCCCTGTTCACCGGCGACCTCCAGCGGCGGTACGCCCCCGAGCTGGCCTACCTCGGCACGATCGCCACCGCGCCGCCCTCGCAGTGGCGCACGACGGTCGCCGCCGCCCGCCCGTTCGACCCGGCGGCCCCGGCCAACCCGTTCGTGCTGCTGGCCATGGAGGGGATGCTCACCGATCACCCGGACACCTTCGACCCGGCCCGGCACCTCACGCCGGCCGGGCTGCAACTGTTCGGCGCGGCACGCGACGAGCTGTGCTTCGGCGCGCTGGCGCAGCGGATGGCCGGGCTGACCAGCGGCCAGGTGTTCGACGTGGACGCGGCCGAGCAGGAGACGCTCACGCAGCTGCTCGAACACGACGCCGAGATCCCGATCGCGGCGCAGGAGCGGCCGGTGTTCATCGCCCAGGGCACCGCCGACACCGTCGTCCTCCCGCCCGCCACCCGCACCACCGCCGGCCTGCTCGCCGCGGCCGGCACGGACGTGACGTTCCGCTTCTACCAGGGCGCCGACCACAACGGCGTGCTGGCCGCCGCGCTGCCCGACCTGCTGGCCTGGGCCGCCGACCGGCTCCGCGACCTGCCCTGA